TCGGCGAGATAGAACAAGCTGTCGGGCGCGCGTTCGCCATTGGGGTTGTTCTTGAAATTGTCGTAGAAGGCGACTGCCGCGAGCGACGGCGCGCCCGCGTCGAGATAGGAACGGCCGAGCAGGTTCTGCGCGAAGCTGGCGCGACGATGCTCGGGATATTGCTGCACCACCTTTTCAAGCTGGCCGCGCGCTTCGGGATAGAGTTCCGCGCGCCAGAGGCGATAGCCGTAGATATAGAGATCCTCGGCCGCGTCGTCGGTTTCGGGACGCGGCACCGCCGCCACCTGTTCGGCGCGCGATCCTACTGCGGGCGTATCGTCGCTCACCGATTCGGCCGGGCGGGCGGGTCGATCCGACGCCGCAGAGGCTTCCGAAGGTGCCTGCAGCGTGCCGTTGCCGTTGGCGACCGGCGCGGAGGCGTCCGTCGCCGGAGCGAAACGCGCCTCCAGCGCGCGGATGCGCGCATCGGTTTCGTTGCGATAGGCAGTGAAATTGCTCTCGGCCTGACGCAGCCGGTATTGCGTCTGCTCCACCTGGCCGGTCAGCGTCGCGACCTGGCTTTCGAGCGCCGCGACGCGC
This genomic interval from Sphingosinithalassobacter tenebrarum contains the following:
- a CDS encoding tetratricopeptide repeat protein — translated: MRLILAAAMLAAVLGGTGSAHAQSALESRVDRLEREMRAVQRKVFPGGSGQYFEPEIAPPQTDPSVPGTPASSPVADLTQRVAALESQVATLTGQVEQTQYRLRQAESNFTAYRNETDARIRALEARFAPATDASAPVANGNGTLQAPSEASAASDRPARPAESVSDDTPAVGSRAEQVAAVPRPETDDAAEDLYIYGYRLWRAELYPEARGQLEKVVQQYPEHRRASFAQNLLGRSYLDAGAPSLAAVAFYDNFKNNPNGERAPDSLFYLAEALRRLDKPASEICKVYAELMSLYGDGLSDQMKADVQARQSQLRCP